The following are encoded together in the Acipenser ruthenus chromosome 24, fAciRut3.2 maternal haplotype, whole genome shotgun sequence genome:
- the LOC131696515 gene encoding dnaJ homolog subfamily A member 4-like isoform X2 has protein sequence MQCRSHWKADGPALSCRGDFSRRQGYGGKKGTLEKCCDCKGQGVKIQVKQIGPGMIQQIQSMCEECQGQGERFSSKDRCKKCNGHKVERKKKILEVHVDKGMKDEQKITFHGEGDQEPGLEPGDVIIVLDQKEHPVFQRHGDNLIMNMEIQLVEALCGFKKTIKTLDNRILLINSSPGKVIKHNDIKCVQNEGMPIHRAPYEKGQLIIQFLVTFPENGWLPKHMLPQLEALLPPREDLMLLDDMEEVDLTEVEHGSRHSHKYRGEAYEAEDEEMPRSSGVQCQTQ, from the exons GTTATGGGGGTAAAAAGGGAACATTGGAGAAGTGCTGTGACTGTAAAGGACAAGGTGTTAAGATCCAGGTCAAACAGATTGGACCTGGAATGATTCAGCAGATCCAGTCAATGTGTGAAGAATGCCAAGGACAAGGGGAGAGGTTCAGCTCTAAAGACAGATGCAAAAAGTGCAATGGTCACaaagtggaaaggaaaaaaaaaatacttgaagtTCATGTAGACAAAG GTATGAAGGATGAGCAGAAAATCACATTCCATGGAGAGGGGGATCAGGAACCAGGATTAGAGCCTGGTGATGTCATCATTGTCCTTGATCAGAAGGAGCACCCTGTGTTTCAGAGGCACGGAGACAATCTGATCATGAACATGGAAATCCAGCTTGTGGAGGCACTCTGCGGTTTCAAAAAGACAATCAAAACCCTTGACAACAGAATACTCTTGATTAACTCAAGTCCAG GTAAGGTGATAAAACACAATGACATAAAATGTGTCCAGAATGAAGGGATGCCAATTCATAGAGCTCCATATGAGAAAGGACAGCTAATCATACAGTTTTTG GTAACATTCCCAGAAAATGGTTGGCTTCCAAAGCACATGCTCCCTCAGCTGGAGGCATTGCTTCCTCCAAGGGAGGACTTGATGCTTCTAGATGACATGGAGGAGGTTGACCTAACTGAAGTGGAACACGGCTCCCGTCATAGTCATAAATATAGAGGAGAGGCATACGAAGCAGAAGATGAAGAAATGCCACGAAGTTCAGGTGTTCAATGCCAAACTCAATAA
- the LOC131696515 gene encoding dnaJ homolog subfamily A member 4-like isoform X3 codes for MHSRSHWKADGPALSCRGDFSRRQGYGGKKGTLEKCCDCKGQGVKIQVKQIGPGMIQQIQSMCEECQGQGERFSSKDRCKKCNGHKVERKKKILEVHVDKGMKDEQKITFHGEGDQEPGLEPGDVIIVLDQKEHPVFQRHGDNLIMNMEIQLVEALCGFKKTIKTLDNRILLINSSPGKVIKHNDIKCVQNEGMPIHRAPYEKGQLIIQFLVTFPENGWLPKHMLPQLEALLPPREDLMLLDDMEEVDLTEVEHGSRHSHKYRGEAYEAEDEEMPRSSGVQCQTQ; via the exons GTTATGGGGGTAAAAAGGGAACATTGGAGAAGTGCTGTGACTGTAAAGGACAAGGTGTTAAGATCCAGGTCAAACAGATTGGACCTGGAATGATTCAGCAGATCCAGTCAATGTGTGAAGAATGCCAAGGACAAGGGGAGAGGTTCAGCTCTAAAGACAGATGCAAAAAGTGCAATGGTCACaaagtggaaaggaaaaaaaaaatacttgaagtTCATGTAGACAAAG GTATGAAGGATGAGCAGAAAATCACATTCCATGGAGAGGGGGATCAGGAACCAGGATTAGAGCCTGGTGATGTCATCATTGTCCTTGATCAGAAGGAGCACCCTGTGTTTCAGAGGCACGGAGACAATCTGATCATGAACATGGAAATCCAGCTTGTGGAGGCACTCTGCGGTTTCAAAAAGACAATCAAAACCCTTGACAACAGAATACTCTTGATTAACTCAAGTCCAG GTAAGGTGATAAAACACAATGACATAAAATGTGTCCAGAATGAAGGGATGCCAATTCATAGAGCTCCATATGAGAAAGGACAGCTAATCATACAGTTTTTG GTAACATTCCCAGAAAATGGTTGGCTTCCAAAGCACATGCTCCCTCAGCTGGAGGCATTGCTTCCTCCAAGGGAGGACTTGATGCTTCTAGATGACATGGAGGAGGTTGACCTAACTGAAGTGGAACACGGCTCCCGTCATAGTCATAAATATAGAGGAGAGGCATACGAAGCAGAAGATGAAGAAATGCCACGAAGTTCAGGTGTTCAATGCCAAACTCAATAA
- the LOC117428434 gene encoding small ribosomal subunit protein eS27-like isoform X2: MDVKCPGCYKITTVFSHAQTVVLCVGCSTVLCQPTGGKARLTEGCSFRRKLH; the protein is encoded by the exons ATGGATGTTAAATGTCCAG GCTGCTACAAGATCACCACAGTGTTTAGCCATGCCCAGACAGTAGTACTGTGCGTAGGCTGTTCCACAGTACTCTGCCAGCCTACAGGAGGAAAGGCCAGGCTGACAGAGG GTTGCTCATTCAGGAGAAAACTACACTAA
- the LOC117428434 gene encoding small ribosomal subunit protein eS27-like isoform X1, whose amino-acid sequence MPLAKDLLHPSLDEEKRLHKKKRLVQSPNSYFMDVKCPGCYKITTVFSHAQTVVLCVGCSTVLCQPTGGKARLTEGCSFRRKLH is encoded by the exons ATGCCT CTGGCAAAAGACTTGCTGCATCCTTCTCTTGATGAGGAAAAGAGGCTGCACAAAAAGAAGAGGttggtccagagccctaactccTACTTCATGGATGTTAAATGTCCAG GCTGCTACAAGATCACCACAGTGTTTAGCCATGCCCAGACAGTAGTACTGTGCGTAGGCTGTTCCACAGTACTCTGCCAGCCTACAGGAGGAAAGGCCAGGCTGACAGAGG GTTGCTCATTCAGGAGAAAACTACACTAA